The uncultured Desulfobulbus sp. genome window below encodes:
- a CDS encoding flavodoxin domain-containing protein produces MKTIQLADNVYWVGAIDWNIRDFHGYSTNRGTTYNAFLIIDEKVTLIDTVKKPYRSELMHRIHNIIDPKKIDYLVVNHVEMDHSGSIPEVVEAINPEKIICSKMGKKALIQHFHREDWPYHVAAPGEELSLGKKTLSFLETRMLHWPDSMFTYLKEDQIVFTSDAFGEHLATSERFDDEVDQSVLMHEATKYYANILTLYSPLVKKLLAKVQEMELPIKMLAPDHGVIWRSNPGKIIEAYSRWSNHQGNGRALVIYNTMWESTKKMAKAVAEGLHEQGVEYKLFDLAVNHRSDVMTEVLEASAVVLGSPTLNNGMLPRMADFLMYMRGLRPTNKVGASFGSYGWSGESVKMMNEILKEMNIVVCHEGVKVQYVPEHAQLGACVQLGQSVGKAMQAMMAGEEVESVV; encoded by the coding sequence ATGAAAACGATCCAACTTGCTGACAATGTCTACTGGGTAGGTGCCATTGACTGGAACATTCGCGACTTTCACGGTTACTCAACCAACCGTGGGACCACCTACAACGCCTTTTTGATCATCGATGAAAAAGTCACCCTGATTGACACGGTGAAAAAGCCCTACAGAAGCGAGCTGATGCATCGCATCCACAACATCATTGATCCCAAAAAGATTGACTATCTGGTGGTCAACCATGTGGAAATGGACCATTCCGGATCCATTCCTGAGGTGGTCGAGGCCATTAATCCTGAAAAAATCATCTGCTCCAAGATGGGAAAGAAGGCGCTGATCCAACATTTTCACCGGGAAGACTGGCCCTATCATGTCGCAGCTCCGGGAGAAGAGCTCAGCCTGGGAAAAAAGACGCTTTCTTTTCTGGAAACCCGCATGCTCCACTGGCCAGACTCCATGTTCACCTACCTGAAGGAAGATCAGATCGTCTTCACCTCCGATGCCTTTGGTGAACACCTGGCGACCAGCGAGCGATTCGATGACGAGGTCGATCAATCCGTGCTGATGCATGAGGCCACCAAGTATTACGCCAATATTCTCACCCTCTACTCGCCGTTGGTAAAAAAACTGCTGGCCAAGGTCCAGGAGATGGAATTGCCCATCAAGATGCTCGCACCTGATCACGGAGTTATCTGGCGCTCCAATCCGGGTAAGATCATCGAGGCCTACAGTCGCTGGTCCAACCATCAGGGCAATGGTCGGGCACTGGTTATCTACAATACCATGTGGGAATCCACTAAAAAAATGGCCAAAGCTGTCGCCGAAGGGTTGCATGAACAGGGCGTTGAGTACAAACTCTTTGACCTGGCAGTAAACCATCGCAGTGACGTCATGACCGAAGTCCTTGAAGCCTCTGCCGTGGTACTTGGTTCGCCCACCCTCAACAACGGCATGCTGCCGCGTATGGCAGATTTTCTCATGTATATGCGGGGTCTGCGCCCCACCAATAAGGTTGGCGCATCCTTTGGCTCCTACGGCTGGTCAGGCGAGTCGGTGAAAATGATGAATGAGATCCTTAAAGAGATGAACATTGTGGTCTGTCATGAGGGCGTCAAGGTTCAGTATGTGCCTGAGCATGCTCAGCTCGGTGCCTGCGTCCAGCTGGGCCAGAGCGTCGGCAAGGCCATGCAGGCGATGATGGCCGGTGAAGAGGTTGAATCGGTGGTCTGA
- the cmk gene encoding (d)CMP kinase yields the protein MSIRKRIVTIDGPSGGGKSTASRALAAKLYFTYLDTGAMYRAVAYQCTNNGVAPEETEELNQLLASIRMELLPPQAGGDDVRVVVNGNEIGPELRTPEMGMLASKYSSLPAVRKTLTRLQQEIGKGGRIVAEGRDTGTVVFPEAAWKFFLDASPEERAQRRAAQLKSKGESVNEAELLAQIIQRDKDDRERSLAPLAAALDAITIDSTKLSAEEVVETMYQHVLQTSCCRDD from the coding sequence ATGTCCATTCGTAAACGTATTGTCACCATTGATGGTCCCTCAGGGGGCGGGAAATCAACCGCCTCCCGGGCCCTGGCGGCTAAGCTCTATTTTACCTACCTGGATACGGGAGCCATGTACCGGGCTGTCGCCTATCAGTGTACAAATAATGGGGTAGCCCCGGAAGAAACAGAAGAACTCAATCAACTGCTCGCTTCCATACGCATGGAGCTTTTGCCGCCCCAAGCAGGTGGCGATGACGTGCGGGTGGTCGTGAATGGGAATGAGATAGGCCCGGAGTTGCGGACCCCCGAGATGGGGATGCTTGCCTCCAAATATTCCAGCCTGCCCGCCGTCCGCAAGACCCTGACTCGTCTTCAGCAGGAGATTGGAAAAGGGGGACGTATCGTTGCCGAAGGACGTGATACCGGTACCGTGGTTTTTCCGGAAGCGGCCTGGAAATTCTTTTTGGATGCCAGCCCTGAAGAGCGAGCCCAACGCCGAGCGGCCCAGCTGAAAAGCAAAGGGGAGTCAGTCAATGAGGCGGAACTGCTTGCCCAGATCATTCAACGCGACAAGGATGACCGGGAACGCAGCCTGGCACCGCTGGCAGCGGCCCTGGATGCGATAACCATAGATTCCACCAAACTCTCCGCTGAGGAGGTTGTGGAAACCATGTACCAACATGTTTTGCAGACCTCCTGCTGTCGAGACGATTGA
- the hisC gene encoding histidinol-phosphate transaminase: MQLTVPQNIRDIVPYPPGKPMDELEREYGVTNAIKLASNENPWGPSPKAVEAIAQMLSNLHRYPDGSSYYLTDALATWVGCAPEEIVLGNGSNEVIEFLVKACVGSGDMVITSHPSFLMYQKFVQVRGGENVVVPLKDMRHDLEAITAAVTDRTRLIFIDNPNNPTGTLITKAEFDSFLRSLPQSVIVVLDEAYVDFVDPEERVDLLGYIANCADIPAVVGLRTFSKAFGLAGLRVGFGIMHRDLASMLHRVRQPFNINLPAQAGALAALEDVDHYERTLNGTRDGRAWLSAEVRTLGCIPYPSHTNFFLIDVQGDATKLYEAMLYKGVIVRSMKAYGYPNFIRITVGTEAENQRFATALGECLQDLGYVHS, encoded by the coding sequence ATGCAACTCACAGTTCCCCAAAATATTCGTGATATCGTCCCTTACCCCCCTGGCAAACCCATGGATGAGCTGGAGCGGGAGTACGGGGTAACAAACGCAATCAAACTGGCCTCCAACGAGAATCCCTGGGGCCCTTCGCCCAAGGCCGTGGAAGCCATTGCTCAGATGCTGAGCAACCTCCACCGTTACCCGGATGGATCGAGTTATTATCTCACCGATGCCTTGGCAACATGGGTTGGTTGTGCGCCGGAAGAAATTGTCCTGGGCAACGGTTCCAATGAGGTAATTGAATTTCTGGTCAAGGCCTGTGTGGGCAGTGGCGATATGGTTATCACCAGCCACCCTTCTTTTCTGATGTACCAGAAGTTTGTCCAGGTCCGTGGTGGAGAAAACGTGGTTGTTCCGCTGAAGGATATGCGCCATGATCTGGAAGCGATCACTGCTGCGGTGACGGATCGTACCCGTCTGATTTTTATTGATAATCCCAATAACCCCACCGGGACGCTGATTACCAAGGCAGAGTTTGACAGCTTTTTGCGGTCGCTGCCCCAGTCGGTGATAGTGGTCCTTGATGAGGCCTATGTGGATTTTGTCGATCCTGAAGAACGGGTTGACCTGTTGGGCTATATTGCCAACTGCGCGGATATTCCTGCCGTCGTTGGCCTGCGCACCTTTTCCAAGGCCTTTGGTCTGGCTGGTCTGCGGGTTGGCTTTGGAATCATGCACCGTGATCTCGCCTCCATGCTCCACCGGGTGCGACAGCCCTTTAACATCAACCTGCCCGCCCAGGCTGGAGCTCTGGCCGCGTTAGAGGACGTTGATCACTACGAGCGTACCCTCAACGGGACCCGCGATGGCCGCGCCTGGCTCAGTGCAGAGGTGCGTACATTGGGCTGCATCCCCTACCCTTCGCACACCAATTTTTTTCTAATTGATGTCCAGGGGGATGCCACTAAACTCTATGAGGCCATGCTCTATAAAGGTGTGATTGTTCGTTCTATGAAGGCCTACGGGTATCCCAATTTTATTCGAATTACCGTGGGGACTGAGGCCGAGAATCAACGTTTTGCAACAGCTCTTGGCGAGTGTCTGCAGGATCTCGGCTATGTCCATTCGTAA
- the gatA gene encoding Asp-tRNA(Asn)/Glu-tRNA(Gln) amidotransferase subunit GatA: MELSALTVHEALDLLDSGETTSVALTEAVLNRIDQVEPKVQAYLALDREGALRQAEEADSQRKNGQGGSLCGVPLAIKDVLCTTTMPTTCGSRMLENFVAPYDATTVSKLKDAGSVLLGKLAMDEFAMGSTSENCAFSTPHNPWKLGYVAGGSSGGSAAAVAADECFATLGSDTGGSIRQPASLCGTVGMKPTYGRVSRYGLVAFASSLDQVGPLTKDVRDCALMMNAISGHDPLDSTSIKIDVPDFTASLTEGLKGVKVGIPQEYFGQGLDPEVEKSVRDGITMLQEAGAEIVEVNLPHTDYCVAVYYLIAPAEASSNLARFDGVRYGFRDKGADSLIEMYNRSRSQGFGDEVKRRILIGTYALSSGYYDAFYKKASQVRTLIKNDFAKAFGQCDLMVSPVCPTPSWKMGEKADDPLAMYLSDILTLSANLAGIPGMSVPCGFSSTGLPIGMQLQAAHFNEEILLRAAYNLEQRAGVVGKKPVIA, translated from the coding sequence ATGGAACTCTCTGCATTAACCGTACATGAGGCCCTGGATCTGCTTGACTCCGGTGAGACCACCTCGGTGGCACTTACCGAAGCCGTGCTCAACCGCATTGACCAGGTGGAACCCAAGGTTCAAGCCTATCTGGCCCTGGATCGCGAAGGCGCATTGCGCCAGGCCGAGGAAGCCGATTCACAGCGAAAAAATGGTCAGGGAGGTTCGCTCTGCGGCGTGCCCCTGGCGATTAAAGATGTGCTCTGCACCACCACCATGCCCACCACCTGTGGCTCCCGCATGCTGGAAAACTTTGTTGCTCCCTACGACGCGACCACGGTCTCTAAGCTCAAAGATGCGGGTTCCGTGCTCCTGGGGAAGTTGGCCATGGACGAGTTTGCCATGGGCTCCACCAGTGAAAACTGTGCCTTCTCAACCCCGCACAATCCCTGGAAGCTTGGCTATGTGGCCGGTGGCTCCAGTGGTGGCTCAGCAGCGGCAGTAGCGGCCGATGAGTGTTTTGCAACTCTGGGCTCTGATACCGGTGGCTCCATTCGCCAGCCAGCCTCGCTCTGCGGCACCGTGGGGATGAAACCGACCTATGGCCGGGTTTCCCGCTATGGCCTGGTGGCCTTTGCCTCCTCACTTGATCAGGTCGGCCCGCTGACCAAAGATGTGCGTGACTGTGCCCTGATGATGAATGCCATCAGCGGCCATGATCCCCTGGATTCGACCTCCATCAAGATTGATGTCCCCGATTTCACCGCCTCACTCACAGAGGGACTCAAGGGCGTGAAGGTGGGCATCCCCCAGGAGTACTTCGGCCAGGGACTTGATCCCGAGGTCGAAAAATCCGTGCGTGATGGTATCACCATGCTCCAGGAGGCTGGCGCTGAGATCGTTGAGGTCAACCTGCCCCATACCGATTACTGCGTTGCCGTGTACTATCTTATCGCGCCCGCCGAGGCCAGCTCCAACCTGGCGCGCTTTGATGGTGTGCGCTACGGTTTTCGCGATAAGGGGGCCGACTCCTTAATCGAAATGTATAACCGTTCCCGTTCCCAGGGGTTTGGTGATGAGGTCAAGCGTCGTATCCTTATCGGGACCTACGCCCTCTCCTCAGGCTATTATGACGCCTTTTACAAGAAGGCCTCCCAGGTACGGACCCTGATCAAGAATGACTTTGCCAAGGCCTTTGGCCAGTGTGATTTGATGGTTTCCCCGGTCTGCCCCACGCCTTCCTGGAAGATGGGAGAGAAAGCCGATGATCCCCTAGCCATGTATCTTTCTGATATTCTAACGCTCTCAGCCAACCTTGCTGGAATTCCCGGTATGTCGGTCCCCTGTGGCTTCAGCAGTACCGGTCTGCCCATTGGCATGCAACTGCAGGCGGCGCACTTCAATGAAGAGATTCTCTTGAGAGCAGCCTATAACCTTGAACAACGTGCCGGAGTGGTCGGTAAGAAACCGGTCATCGCCTGA
- the gatC gene encoding Asp-tRNA(Asn)/Glu-tRNA(Gln) amidotransferase subunit GatC gives MKITREEVQHVAKLARLDLSEADVDRMTGQLDSILSYVAKLDELDTTGVPVTTHTQNVVNAFREDEVRPSLDRDRALQNGPEQNGEAFVVPRVIS, from the coding sequence ATGAAAATTACCCGTGAAGAAGTACAGCATGTGGCCAAACTGGCCCGTCTTGACCTGTCCGAGGCCGATGTGGACCGCATGACCGGTCAACTCGATTCCATTTTGTCTTATGTGGCGAAACTTGATGAGCTTGATACCACAGGCGTCCCGGTAACCACCCATACCCAGAATGTGGTGAACGCCTTCCGTGAAGACGAGGTTCGTCCCTCCCTGGATCGTGATCGTGCCCTCCAAAACGGTCCGGAACAGAACGGTGAGGCCTTTGTCGTTCCCCGCGTTATCAGCTGA
- a CDS encoding HD domain-containing phosphohydrolase: MGSKILVADDDSLVRLAIQKILHLFDHEVVAVESGREVLEQVSDDFDVIVLDINMPGMDGFETLEQLNELSVDIPVLFLTGVGSMDYAVKAIHLGAYDFLTKPIADIELFHVKVKQAVEKRRFLLQEKAYKKNLEVEVEAKTRELEEKNQLLERYSNHLEDATVQIMSSLQAAMEEKDGYTAGHTVRVTELAMLLGQSARLNAEDLLVLQRASQFHDIGKLVIDLSCIRKPGNLTPEEWSLIKKHPAIGASIIEPLSFMDREQAIIRHHHERLDGTGYPDGISGDDIDTLTRIITIVDSYDAMTSRRNYRKNLSIPEAIGELRRCAGTQFDPELVEIFAGVVLSERSLYKQ, translated from the coding sequence ATGGGGTCAAAGATACTCGTAGCCGATGATGATAGTCTAGTTCGTTTGGCGATTCAAAAAATCCTCCACCTTTTTGATCATGAGGTGGTGGCCGTTGAGTCGGGGCGAGAGGTATTGGAGCAGGTCTCCGATGATTTTGACGTCATTGTTCTCGATATCAATATGCCAGGCATGGATGGGTTTGAAACTCTTGAGCAGCTCAATGAGCTCTCTGTTGATATCCCCGTTCTATTTTTAACCGGTGTCGGCTCTATGGATTACGCTGTTAAAGCTATCCACCTGGGGGCCTACGATTTCCTGACCAAACCCATAGCCGATATCGAGTTGTTTCATGTCAAGGTGAAGCAGGCGGTGGAAAAACGTCGGTTTCTTTTGCAGGAAAAGGCTTATAAAAAAAATCTCGAAGTCGAGGTTGAGGCCAAGACCCGGGAGCTTGAGGAAAAAAACCAACTTCTCGAGCGCTATAGCAACCATCTTGAGGACGCTACTGTCCAGATCATGTCCAGCCTGCAGGCAGCCATGGAAGAAAAAGATGGGTACACAGCCGGGCACACCGTGCGCGTCACAGAACTTGCCATGCTTCTTGGTCAGTCTGCCCGGCTTAATGCAGAAGATCTCTTAGTCCTCCAACGCGCTTCCCAGTTTCATGATATCGGTAAGCTGGTGATTGATCTCTCCTGCATACGAAAACCCGGCAATTTGACTCCCGAAGAATGGTCCTTAATTAAAAAACATCCCGCCATTGGAGCCAGCATCATAGAACCGCTGAGTTTCATGGATCGTGAACAGGCAATCATCCGTCATCACCATGAGCGACTCGATGGGACGGGCTATCCCGATGGAATTAGCGGTGATGATATTGATACCCTGACCCGGATTATCACCATCGTCGACAGTTATGATGCCATGACCTCCCGCCGTAATTACCGCAAAAATCTTTCCATCCCCGAGGCCATTGGTGAGCTGCGTCGCTGCGCAGGAACCCAATTTGACCCCGAATTGGTAGAGATTTTTGCAGGGGTTGTTCTTTCCGAGCGTTCGCTGTATAAACAGTAG
- a CDS encoding PhoH family protein codes for MTNSSSPKTFILDTNVILHDSTCINHFQEHDVVIPITVLEELDQFKKGNQTVNFHAREFVRTLDNLSAGKLLNGGVQIGPDKGRVSIKLEQLTHEDLRQHFPSASKPDHQILNIGYWLAKENPSRRYILVTKDVNLRMKAKSVGLMAEDYTTDHVKNIGGLYSGCRLMEDVDPNLIDALHANPEGIALNLLAQEEELLANEYLILRNGRKSVLATHKGEDKLLEKIQRATVYGITPRNAEQSFAVHALCNSEVPLVTVSGKAGTGKTLLALAAALEQRSQYRQIMLARPIVPLSNKDIGYLPGDINSKIGPYMQPLYDNLSVIRGQFSEHSEMGQSLERLQEEKRLIIEPLAYIRGRSLVQMYMIVDEAQNLTPHEVKAIITRAGEGTKVVFTGDIHQIDHPYLDTQSNGLSHLIEKMQGQPLYAHVNLEKGERSELAMLASELL; via the coding sequence ATGACCAACAGCTCCTCCCCAAAAACCTTTATCCTGGATACCAATGTCATTCTTCATGATTCGACCTGCATAAATCATTTTCAGGAACATGACGTTGTTATTCCCATCACCGTTCTCGAGGAACTCGATCAATTCAAAAAAGGGAACCAAACGGTAAATTTTCATGCTCGAGAATTTGTTCGTACTCTGGACAATCTCAGTGCGGGCAAACTGCTCAATGGAGGCGTCCAGATCGGACCGGATAAGGGGCGGGTCTCTATCAAGCTTGAGCAGCTCACTCATGAAGATTTGCGTCAGCATTTTCCTTCAGCTTCCAAGCCGGACCATCAGATACTTAATATCGGCTATTGGCTTGCAAAAGAAAATCCTTCCAGGCGCTACATTCTGGTGACCAAAGATGTAAACCTGCGGATGAAAGCCAAATCTGTTGGCTTGATGGCGGAGGATTACACCACCGATCATGTCAAAAATATCGGTGGATTGTACAGTGGTTGTCGCCTCATGGAAGACGTGGATCCCAACTTGATAGATGCTCTGCACGCAAACCCGGAAGGGATTGCTCTCAATCTTTTAGCACAGGAAGAAGAGCTTCTGGCTAACGAGTATTTGATCCTGCGCAACGGACGAAAATCCGTTTTAGCGACCCATAAAGGGGAAGACAAACTTCTTGAAAAAATTCAGCGGGCCACGGTCTATGGTATTACTCCTCGCAATGCCGAGCAGAGTTTTGCGGTGCATGCCCTGTGTAACTCGGAGGTGCCTTTGGTCACTGTGTCTGGAAAGGCGGGGACCGGAAAAACACTTTTGGCTCTGGCTGCCGCATTAGAGCAACGATCCCAGTATCGTCAGATCATGCTGGCTCGACCTATTGTTCCGTTATCTAATAAAGATATAGGCTACCTCCCCGGAGACATTAACTCGAAAATCGGTCCGTATATGCAGCCACTTTACGACAACTTGTCTGTGATTCGTGGACAATTCTCCGAGCACAGCGAAATGGGGCAGAGTTTAGAGAGGCTCCAGGAAGAGAAGCGGCTGATTATCGAACCACTGGCTTACATTCGTGGACGCAGCCTGGTGCAGATGTACATGATTGTGGATGAGGCCCAAAACCTCACCCCACATGAGGTCAAAGCCATTATCACTCGAGCTGGAGAGGGCACCAAGGTTGTGTTTACTGGCGATATTCATCAAATTGATCACCCCTATCTCGATACCCAGTCCAATGGTCTGAGCCATCTGATCGAAAAAATGCAGGGACAGCCGCTCTATGCCCATGTCAATCTTGAAAAAGGCGAGCGCTCCGAACTGGCCATGCTTGCGAGTGAACTCCTATGA
- a CDS encoding DUF1045 domain-containing protein, translating to MRYALFFAPPPTSPLWLQGCRWLGRDAVSGVSLTPPAFRRLDGETIVDITRAPSRYGFHATIVAPFRLKEGLREQDLFQAVEHFVASQRQITIPPLTVSQLDNFFCLRPTRHSATLQGLSSLCTRAFDRFRAPLKPSELARRKAVQLTGQEKKNLELWGYPYVFEQYRFHFTLTVRMASNKTKDRVHTCLLELFEPLLDEPLLIDALCLFVEPEPGQPLRCLHRFTLPCQSPKSEERVAHDQQLLPKNLYPGYQCHSS from the coding sequence ATGAGATACGCTCTATTTTTTGCTCCACCCCCTACCTCACCACTCTGGCTTCAGGGCTGCCGCTGGCTGGGGAGGGATGCTGTGAGTGGGGTGTCGTTAACACCGCCTGCCTTTCGCCGACTGGATGGAGAGACCATTGTCGATATAACCCGCGCACCTTCCAGGTATGGGTTTCATGCGACCATTGTCGCTCCGTTCAGGTTAAAAGAAGGGTTGCGGGAGCAGGATTTGTTTCAGGCGGTTGAACACTTTGTTGCCAGTCAGCGACAGATAACTATCCCTCCCCTGACAGTTTCCCAGCTGGATAACTTTTTTTGCCTTCGTCCCACCCGGCATTCCGCTACACTGCAGGGATTATCTTCTCTGTGTACCCGAGCCTTTGATCGATTCAGAGCTCCGCTGAAACCCAGTGAGCTGGCCAGAAGAAAAGCAGTTCAGCTTACGGGCCAGGAAAAGAAAAATCTTGAGCTCTGGGGGTATCCGTATGTGTTTGAGCAATATCGGTTTCATTTTACCCTGACCGTACGAATGGCCAGCAATAAAACAAAAGATCGAGTTCACACCTGTCTTTTGGAACTTTTTGAACCATTACTTGACGAGCCCCTGCTCATTGACGCACTCTGTCTTTTCGTTGAACCGGAACCCGGGCAACCTCTGCGATGCCTCCACCGGTTCACTCTCCCCTGTCAATCCCCTAAATCCGAGGAACGAGTCGCCCATGACCAACAGCTCCTCCCCAAAAACCTTTATCCTGGATACCAATGTCATTCTTCATGA
- a CDS encoding alkaline phosphatase family protein — protein MSKLLVVIIDGLCTETLSCAHVPSLDGLARLGIQGEHLQSQQAALTLPNLISLFTSLPPEEHGVLSNSGSAILSPLAIPLFSLLRYRQQNIAAFYSSDRLRNIFPMGSLQTGVLINSQSIRNVDQELSQQTARHLQREKPDCCLLYLEGPNITGTHFGFSSEPYLEAVEQAGRSISVIIEHLAFVGAEQEYCTLVVGCCGAAAQQRENKCSSPVFLCGPGVLQGRVEEQPLSLLDLTPTMASLLNVAPHPDWRGRTLCEWFYPKTLEMRPLSSRFTQAGHRQEQPLAA, from the coding sequence ATGTCCAAACTGCTTGTGGTCATTATCGACGGACTCTGTACTGAAACGCTGTCCTGTGCCCACGTCCCCAGCCTGGACGGGCTGGCCAGACTCGGCATTCAGGGGGAACACCTGCAATCTCAACAGGCGGCCCTCACCCTCCCAAATCTTATCAGTCTCTTTACCTCCCTTCCTCCCGAGGAGCATGGAGTGCTTTCCAATAGTGGTTCTGCGATTCTCTCGCCACTTGCGATCCCCCTCTTTTCTCTACTTCGCTATCGCCAACAGAATATTGCCGCCTTTTACAGCAGCGATCGTCTGCGAAATATTTTCCCCATGGGTTCTTTACAAACAGGGGTACTCATAAACTCGCAATCAATTCGAAACGTTGACCAGGAACTCAGCCAGCAGACAGCCCGCCATCTCCAACGGGAAAAACCAGACTGCTGCCTGTTGTATCTAGAAGGCCCCAATATCACCGGAACTCATTTTGGCTTCTCCTCAGAACCCTATCTGGAGGCAGTGGAACAGGCTGGACGTTCCATCAGCGTCATTATAGAACACCTGGCTTTTGTTGGTGCCGAACAGGAGTATTGCACCCTGGTTGTAGGTTGCTGTGGGGCGGCAGCCCAGCAGAGAGAGAACAAATGTAGCTCACCGGTGTTTCTTTGCGGACCTGGTGTTCTCCAGGGACGAGTTGAGGAACAACCGCTCTCGCTCCTGGATCTGACTCCAACCATGGCCTCACTTCTAAATGTCGCCCCCCATCCCGATTGGCGTGGTCGAACCCTTTGCGAATGGTTTTATCCCAAAACTCTGGAGATGCGGCCTCTTTCGTCAAGATTTACTCAGGCAGGGCACAGGCAAGAACAGCCACTTGCTGCCTGA
- a CDS encoding lysophospholipid acyltransferase family protein — MFTVDDILHQYYPKFSDRPLITPPLRILLRRLLREREFVRFALEYPHLQGMDFVEQVLETLQVTYALNDRERENIPVSGRVMIVANHPIGSLDGLALLKLIHEVRSDVRIVGNDLLEAIKPLRPCLLSVKVMTGNTLKAQIAQIDQALANEEAVIIFPAGEVSRFGTKGIKDGRWQKGFLRLATRAKAPILPIHIRGRNSLSFYTTSAVAKPLSTLMLIGEMFRKQKKPLHMTIGGLIPYSAYEGLKLRPKDKLALFRKHLYRVGAGKKGIFATETAIARPERRIVLKQNINQGELLGKTPDGKEIYLFRGNEHSSVMREIARLREITFRSVGEGTGKRRDTDSYDRYYHHLVLWSTEDLEIVGAYRFADVGKVMQKHGVEGLYSHSLFHFQPSHVPYLEQGLELGRSFIQQKYWGKRSLDYLWYGIGAFLRNNPQYRYLFGPVSISNTMPQMAKELLIFFYKLYFTDSGYQPCSRNPFRFSLPVTDLAASFVGNNYRQDLVHLKSLLGSMGVSIPTLYKQYTELCPPGGVLFLDFNVDRDFGNCVDGLVVVDIMQLKPQKRKRYIEESLNH, encoded by the coding sequence ATGTTCACCGTCGACGATATCCTGCATCAGTACTACCCAAAATTCAGTGATCGCCCTCTGATTACACCGCCGTTGCGCATATTGCTTCGCCGTTTACTGCGAGAACGAGAGTTTGTTCGCTTTGCCCTGGAGTATCCCCATCTTCAAGGGATGGATTTCGTTGAGCAGGTTTTAGAAACCCTACAGGTCACCTACGCACTCAACGACCGTGAACGGGAAAACATCCCCGTCAGTGGCCGGGTGATGATTGTGGCCAATCATCCCATTGGCAGCCTGGACGGTCTGGCGCTCCTGAAGCTGATACACGAGGTACGCTCGGATGTACGCATAGTTGGTAATGATCTTCTGGAGGCAATCAAACCTTTACGTCCCTGCCTGCTCTCGGTCAAGGTCATGACAGGGAACACACTCAAGGCACAGATCGCTCAAATCGATCAGGCACTAGCCAATGAAGAGGCGGTGATTATTTTTCCTGCTGGTGAAGTTTCCCGCTTCGGCACCAAGGGAATCAAAGACGGGCGTTGGCAAAAAGGATTTCTTCGCCTGGCCACCCGGGCTAAGGCACCAATTCTCCCCATCCATATTCGCGGTCGTAATTCGCTCTCCTTTTATACAACCTCAGCCGTTGCCAAACCTCTCTCTACTCTGATGCTGATTGGTGAAATGTTTCGTAAGCAGAAAAAACCGCTGCACATGACCATTGGAGGACTCATTCCCTACAGCGCCTATGAGGGGCTCAAACTCCGCCCAAAAGACAAACTGGCCCTGTTTCGAAAACACCTTTATCGGGTGGGTGCCGGCAAAAAAGGCATTTTTGCCACAGAAACTGCCATTGCTCGCCCCGAGCGACGGATTGTGCTCAAACAAAATATAAACCAGGGGGAACTCCTGGGAAAAACACCCGATGGAAAAGAGATTTACCTCTTTCGTGGTAATGAACATTCCTCGGTAATGCGGGAGATTGCTCGCTTACGGGAAATAACCTTTCGATCCGTGGGGGAGGGGACCGGAAAACGCAGAGATACTGATAGCTACGATCGCTACTATCACCATCTGGTGCTCTGGTCGACTGAGGATCTGGAAATTGTCGGGGCCTATCGTTTTGCCGACGTAGGCAAAGTGATGCAGAAACACGGGGTGGAAGGACTCTACAGTCACAGCCTCTTTCATTTTCAACCGAGCCATGTTCCCTACCTCGAACAGGGATTAGAACTTGGACGCAGCTTTATTCAGCAAAAATACTGGGGAAAACGGAGCCTGGACTATCTCTGGTACGGTATTGGCGCTTTTTTACGCAATAATCCGCAGTACCGCTATCTCTTTGGACCTGTAAGCATCAGTAATACCATGCCGCAGATGGCTAAAGAACTGCTCATTTTCTTTTACAAGCTCTACTTCACCGACAGTGGTTATCAGCCCTGTTCACGTAACCCTTTTCGTTTTTCTCTGCCAGTGACTGATCTTGCAGCATCTTTTGTCGGTAATAATTACCGGCAAGATCTGGTGCATCTCAAATCATTGCTTGGCTCCATGGGGGTATCCATTCCTACCCTCTATAAACAGTACACCGAACTCTGTCCCCCCGGTGGTGTTCTCTTTTTGGATTTCAATGTCGATCGAGATTTTGGAAACTGCGTAGATGGACTGGTCGTTGTCGATATCATGCAACTCAAACCTCAAAAACGTAAACGCTATATTGAAGAATCCTTAAATCATTAA